The Streptomyces europaeiscabiei genome window below encodes:
- a CDS encoding glycoside hydrolase family 31 protein, with protein sequence MNLPAENQTPTGAVSLAQSSPTVGTFRERDGALEWSGRQETLRIEPWGPDAVRVRARLGGPVLDGLPGALLDESESTESTVKIEDGLGWLTVGALTVEVNAEGLIRYSRTADGHELLSEARAHFWWPGSRLYTAVGNGYHRLEQRFAAYDDEKLYGLGQHQHGRLDQKGLVLDLVQRNAEVGIPVLTSSRGYTLLWNNPAIGRVELAGNGTRWVADSARQIDYWITAGDPADAQRRYSAATGRSPMLPQWAAGFWQCKLRYRTQDELLAVAREYKRRGLPIDVIVCDFFHWTHLGEWKFDLSEWPDPAAMVRELDELGIKLVVSVWPSVSPLSENHHLMEQRGYFIGTQYGPMAHADWPDKEVASTVQVAFYDATNPEAREFVWSRVKENYLEPYGIKAFWLDACEPEIKPGFQENLRYWAGPGLEVGNIYPAEIARTFYEGLRATGEEEIVSLNRSAWAGSQRWGAALWSGDIGTDFTTLRRQIAAGLNTALSGIPWWNTDIGGFHGGDPDDPEYREVMVRWFQFGAFSPLMRLHGFREPGMPLGPAMTGGPNEVWSYGEEAGTILETYLRLRERLKPYVLRVMREAHEEGLPVMRPLFLEFPEDERAWSVDDAYLFGRDVLVAPVLEAGVTAWTTYLPAGARWTDAWTGETYEGGASVTVDAPLERIPVFLRDGVSLPIAE encoded by the coding sequence GTGAATCTGCCTGCCGAGAACCAGACCCCGACGGGCGCGGTCAGCCTCGCCCAGTCCTCCCCCACCGTCGGCACGTTCCGTGAGCGGGACGGCGCCCTGGAGTGGAGCGGACGCCAGGAGACCCTGCGGATCGAGCCCTGGGGCCCTGACGCGGTCCGGGTCCGCGCCCGCCTGGGCGGCCCGGTCCTCGACGGGCTGCCGGGCGCCCTGCTCGACGAGTCCGAGAGCACCGAGAGCACCGTCAAGATCGAGGACGGACTGGGGTGGCTGACCGTCGGCGCGCTCACCGTCGAGGTGAACGCCGAGGGCCTGATCCGCTACAGCCGCACGGCCGACGGCCACGAACTGCTCTCGGAGGCCCGCGCCCATTTCTGGTGGCCCGGCTCGCGCCTCTACACCGCCGTCGGCAACGGCTACCACCGCCTGGAGCAGCGCTTCGCCGCGTACGACGACGAGAAGCTGTACGGCCTCGGCCAGCACCAGCACGGGCGGCTCGACCAGAAGGGCCTGGTGCTCGACCTGGTCCAGCGCAACGCCGAGGTCGGCATCCCGGTGCTCACCTCCAGCCGCGGCTACACCCTGCTGTGGAACAACCCGGCGATCGGCCGCGTCGAGCTGGCCGGGAACGGCACCCGCTGGGTCGCCGACTCGGCCCGGCAGATCGACTACTGGATCACCGCGGGCGACCCGGCCGACGCGCAGCGCCGCTACAGCGCGGCGACGGGGCGCTCGCCGATGCTGCCTCAGTGGGCGGCCGGTTTCTGGCAGTGCAAGCTGCGCTACCGCACGCAGGACGAACTCCTCGCCGTGGCACGGGAGTACAAGCGGCGGGGCCTTCCCATCGACGTCATCGTCTGCGACTTCTTCCACTGGACGCACCTCGGTGAGTGGAAGTTCGACCTGAGCGAGTGGCCCGACCCGGCGGCCATGGTCCGGGAGCTGGACGAGCTGGGCATCAAACTGGTGGTGTCCGTGTGGCCGTCGGTCTCGCCGCTGAGCGAGAACCACCACCTCATGGAGCAGCGCGGCTACTTCATCGGCACCCAGTACGGGCCGATGGCGCACGCCGACTGGCCCGACAAGGAGGTCGCGTCGACGGTCCAGGTGGCGTTCTACGACGCGACGAATCCGGAGGCGCGGGAGTTCGTGTGGTCGCGGGTGAAGGAGAACTACCTGGAGCCGTACGGCATCAAGGCGTTCTGGCTGGACGCCTGCGAGCCGGAGATCAAGCCGGGCTTCCAGGAGAACCTGCGTTACTGGGCGGGACCCGGCCTGGAGGTCGGCAACATCTACCCGGCAGAGATCGCCCGTACCTTCTACGAAGGGCTGAGGGCGACCGGTGAGGAGGAGATCGTCTCCCTCAACCGTTCGGCGTGGGCAGGCAGCCAGCGGTGGGGGGCCGCGCTGTGGTCCGGTGACATCGGCACCGATTTCACGACGTTGCGCCGGCAGATCGCGGCGGGCCTCAACACCGCGCTGTCCGGCATTCCCTGGTGGAACACCGACATCGGCGGCTTCCACGGGGGCGACCCCGACGATCCGGAGTACCGCGAGGTGATGGTGCGCTGGTTCCAGTTCGGCGCGTTCTCGCCGCTGATGCGGCTGCACGGCTTCCGTGAGCCCGGTATGCCGCTGGGGCCGGCCATGACCGGGGGGCCCAACGAGGTCTGGTCGTACGGGGAGGAGGCCGGGACGATCCTGGAGACGTACCTGCGGCTGCGGGAGCGGTTGAAGCCGTACGTGCTGCGGGTCATGCGGGAGGCCCACGAGGAGGGGCTGCCGGTGATGCGGCCGCTGTTCCTGGAGTTCCCCGAGGACGAGCGGGCGTGGTCCGTGGACGACGCGTACCTGTTCGGGCGGGATGTGCTGGTGGCGCCGGTGCTGGAGGCGGGGGTGACTGCCTGGACGACGTATCTTCCCGCCGGGGCGCGGTGGACTGATGCGTGGACCGGGGAGACGTATGAGGGGGGTGCGTCCGTGACTGTGGATGCGCCGCTGGAGCGGATTCCGGTGTTTCTGCGGGACGGGGTGTCGTTGCCGATCGCCGAGTAG
- a CDS encoding acyl-CoA dehydrogenase family protein: MSAPPLKKPVVTEREARQVAEAAREQAWRKPSFAKELFLGRFRLDLIHPHPLPTDEAVRRGEQFLTKLRDFCETKVDGALIEREARIPDEVINGLKELGALGMKIDPKYGGLGLTQVYYNKALALVGSASPAIGVLLSAHQSIGAPQPLKLFGTPEQKEKFLPRCARTDISAFLLTEPDVGSDPARLATSAVPDGDDYVLDGVKLWTTNGVVADLLVVMARVPKSDGHKGGITAFVVETDSPGVTVENRNAFMGLRGIENGVTRLHQVRVPAAHRIGPEGAGLKIALTTLNTGRLSLPASCVAAGKWCLKIAREWSAAREQWGKPVAHHEAVGQKISFIAATTFALEAVLDLSSQMADEDRNDIRIEGALAKLFASEMGWRIADELVQIRGGRGFETADSLRARGERAVPAEQMLRDLRINRIFEGSTEIMHLLIAREAVDAHLSVAGDLIDPEKSLSDKAKAGANAGVFYAKWLPKLVAGPGQLPRTYGDFHPAGHPDLSTHLRYVERNARKLARSTFYAMSRWQGRMETKQGFLGRIVDIGAELFAMSAAVVRAELLRTTGEHGREAYQLADVFCRQSRIRVEELFGRLWSNTDDLDRKVVKGVLGGAYEWLEQGVIDPSGEGPWIADATPGPSEKENVHRRIR; this comes from the coding sequence ATGTCCGCCCCACCCCTCAAGAAGCCCGTCGTCACAGAACGTGAGGCCCGACAGGTGGCCGAGGCCGCCCGGGAGCAGGCCTGGCGCAAGCCCAGCTTCGCCAAGGAACTGTTCCTGGGCCGGTTCCGCCTCGACCTCATCCACCCCCACCCGCTCCCCACCGACGAGGCCGTCCGGCGCGGCGAGCAGTTCCTGACCAAACTCCGCGACTTCTGCGAGACGAAGGTCGACGGGGCCCTGATCGAGCGCGAGGCCCGCATCCCCGACGAGGTGATCAACGGGCTCAAGGAGCTCGGTGCCCTCGGAATGAAGATCGACCCCAAGTACGGCGGTCTCGGCCTCACCCAGGTGTACTACAACAAGGCGCTGGCCCTCGTCGGCTCGGCCAGCCCGGCCATCGGCGTCCTGCTCTCGGCGCATCAGTCGATCGGCGCACCGCAGCCGCTGAAACTGTTCGGCACCCCCGAACAGAAGGAGAAGTTCCTGCCGCGCTGCGCCCGCACCGACATCAGCGCCTTCCTCCTCACCGAACCCGACGTCGGCTCGGACCCGGCCCGCCTCGCCACCAGCGCGGTGCCCGACGGGGACGACTACGTCCTGGACGGTGTGAAGCTGTGGACGACGAACGGCGTGGTCGCCGACCTCCTTGTCGTCATGGCGCGGGTGCCGAAGTCCGACGGACACAAGGGCGGCATCACCGCCTTCGTCGTGGAGACCGACTCGCCCGGCGTCACCGTCGAGAACCGTAACGCCTTCATGGGCCTGCGCGGCATCGAGAACGGAGTCACCCGTCTCCACCAGGTCAGGGTTCCCGCCGCCCACCGCATCGGCCCCGAGGGTGCGGGCCTGAAGATCGCCCTCACCACCCTCAACACCGGCCGGCTCTCGCTCCCGGCGTCCTGCGTGGCCGCCGGCAAGTGGTGCCTGAAGATCGCCCGCGAGTGGTCGGCGGCCCGTGAGCAGTGGGGCAAGCCGGTCGCCCACCACGAGGCGGTCGGCCAGAAGATCTCCTTCATCGCCGCCACCACCTTCGCCCTGGAAGCGGTGCTCGACCTGTCCTCGCAGATGGCCGACGAGGACCGCAACGACATCCGCATCGAGGGCGCCCTGGCCAAGCTCTTCGCCTCCGAGATGGGCTGGCGCATCGCCGACGAACTCGTCCAGATCCGCGGCGGCCGCGGCTTCGAGACGGCGGATTCGCTGCGGGCGCGCGGCGAACGAGCCGTCCCCGCCGAGCAGATGCTGCGCGACCTGCGCATCAACCGGATCTTCGAGGGTTCCACGGAGATCATGCACCTGTTGATCGCCCGTGAGGCCGTGGACGCCCACCTCTCCGTGGCCGGCGACCTCATCGACCCGGAGAAGTCCCTGTCCGACAAGGCGAAGGCGGGCGCGAACGCGGGCGTCTTCTACGCCAAGTGGCTGCCCAAGCTGGTCGCGGGGCCGGGTCAACTCCCGCGCACCTACGGCGACTTCCACCCCGCGGGCCACCCCGACCTCTCCACCCACCTGCGCTATGTCGAACGCAACGCCCGCAAGCTCGCCCGGTCCACCTTCTACGCCATGTCGCGCTGGCAGGGCCGTATGGAGACCAAGCAGGGCTTCCTGGGCCGGATCGTCGACATCGGCGCCGAACTCTTCGCGATGAGTGCCGCCGTCGTCCGCGCGGAACTGCTCCGCACCACGGGCGAGCACGGCCGTGAGGCCTACCAGCTCGCCGACGTCTTCTGCCGTCAGTCCCGCATCCGTGTCGAGGAACTCTTCGGCCGCCTCTGGAGCAACACAGACGACCTCGACCGCAAGGTGGTCAAGGGTGTCCTCGGCGGCGCCTACGAGTGGCTGGAGCAAGGTGTGATCGACCCGTCGGGCGAGGGCCCGTGGATCGCGGACGCGACACCCGGTCCGAGTGAGAAGGAGAACGTCCACCGCCGCATCCGATGA
- a CDS encoding LacI family DNA-binding transcriptional regulator, whose translation MVTLAEVAQHAGVSASTVSYVLSGKRSISAGTRQRVERSIQELGYHPNAGARALASSRSNIVALMVPLRTDMYVPVMMEIAIAVATTARTYGYDVLLLTGEEGPDAVRRVTGSGLADAMILMDVELDDERLPLLRGTDQPSVLIGLPADTSGLTCVDLDFGATGALCVEHLAMLGHRDIAVIGEAPAVYERHTGFAERTLDGLRSRAKELGLRVLHRPCEGGYDAMAATLARIFDERPGTTGVVVQNESAVEPLLALLRQQGRAVPEDVSVIAVCPDQVAVQASVRLTSVAIPAQEMGRRAVEQLIAKLEGRDAEEVVLLAPELTVRASTGPLSTTG comes from the coding sequence ATGGTCACCCTCGCCGAGGTCGCCCAGCACGCCGGAGTCTCGGCGAGCACGGTGAGCTATGTCCTCAGCGGCAAGCGGTCCATCTCCGCGGGCACCCGGCAGCGGGTCGAGCGGAGCATCCAGGAGCTCGGCTACCACCCGAACGCGGGGGCCCGCGCCCTGGCGAGCAGCAGGTCGAACATCGTCGCCCTGATGGTCCCGCTGCGCACCGACATGTACGTCCCGGTGATGATGGAGATCGCCATAGCGGTGGCCACCACGGCCCGCACGTACGGCTACGACGTGCTGCTGCTCACCGGCGAGGAGGGCCCCGACGCGGTGCGCCGTGTCACGGGCAGCGGGCTCGCCGACGCGATGATCCTGATGGACGTGGAGCTCGACGACGAGCGGCTGCCGCTGCTGCGCGGCACCGACCAGCCGTCGGTACTCATCGGGCTGCCGGCCGACACCAGCGGCCTGACCTGCGTCGACCTCGACTTCGGGGCGACGGGCGCGCTGTGCGTCGAGCATCTGGCGATGCTCGGCCACCGTGACATCGCGGTCATCGGCGAGGCGCCCGCCGTGTACGAACGGCACACCGGTTTCGCCGAACGCACTCTCGACGGACTCCGTTCCCGGGCAAAGGAGTTGGGTCTGCGCGTGCTGCACCGTCCCTGCGAGGGCGGCTACGACGCGATGGCCGCGACCCTGGCCCGGATCTTCGACGAACGGCCGGGCACCACGGGGGTCGTCGTGCAGAACGAGTCCGCGGTGGAGCCGCTGCTCGCGCTGTTGCGGCAGCAGGGGCGCGCGGTGCCGGAGGACGTCTCGGTGATCGCGGTCTGCCCGGACCAGGTCGCCGTACAGGCCTCGGTACGGCTGACGTCCGTGGCCATCCCCGCCCAGGAGATGGGCCGGCGGGCCGTGGAGCAGTTGATCGCCAAGCTGGAGGGCAGGGACGCCGAAGAAGTGGTGCTCCTCGCCCCCGAGCTGACGGTCCGCGCGAGCACGGGGCCACTGTCCACCACCGGCTGA
- a CDS encoding lamin tail domain-containing protein, with protein MHKRIRAVLPALAGAVALTGTLLSSPAEAAGGVVIHRVYFDSPGKDTRTNTSLNGEWVQIKNTSSKPVSLKGWVLKDPDNHKYTFLDVKIGAGKYIKVRTGSGTDTSATKYQNRKAYVWNNTSDTATLSKAGGSKVDSCSWTTRDPSDKYC; from the coding sequence ATGCACAAGCGCATACGCGCCGTCCTGCCCGCGCTCGCCGGAGCCGTGGCCCTGACCGGCACCCTGCTGAGCAGCCCGGCCGAGGCCGCCGGAGGTGTGGTCATCCACCGCGTGTACTTCGACAGCCCCGGCAAGGACACGCGGACGAACACGAGCCTCAACGGCGAGTGGGTGCAGATCAAGAACACGAGCTCGAAGCCCGTCTCCCTGAAGGGCTGGGTGCTCAAGGACCCCGACAACCACAAGTACACGTTCCTCGACGTGAAGATCGGGGCCGGCAAGTACATCAAGGTCCGCACCGGCTCGGGCACGGACACCAGCGCGACCAAGTACCAGAACCGCAAGGCCTACGTGTGGAACAACACGAGCGACACGGCGACGCTGTCGAAGGCCGGCGGTTCGAAGGTCGACTCCTGCTCCTGGACGACGCGGGACCCCAGCGACAAGTACTGCTAG
- a CDS encoding AI-2E family transporter, whose translation MWSALTLLVTGVVSVGVWICVTFQTAVTPVLIALLGTALLGPFYRRLVAMKFNKSLAAGLTCAAVVVVMGGAAYIVVAALIDTGDQIISSLRDAAKSLSDEFGLAGTSLDDLAKNAKELLSKFGGTAASGVLTGVSAVSEFVAAAVLAMLLMFFFLRDSDKAVASLHSLAPRGSGDTLEVMARRAFRAIEGYMRGTTLIAFIDGACIAIGLLVLQVPGAVGLGALVFVGAYIPYLGAFLSGAVAILVAFADRGLGTALWAVGVVFAVQILEGNVLQPMIHSRTVQMHPAAILLALTAGASIAGILGMLLAVPLTAAVSGVLSELRVRYGDGAGATAPPGTREVVRAAG comes from the coding sequence GTGTGGAGCGCGCTCACGCTGCTGGTGACGGGTGTCGTCTCCGTGGGCGTGTGGATCTGCGTGACGTTCCAGACGGCGGTCACGCCGGTGCTGATCGCACTGCTCGGGACAGCGCTGCTCGGCCCGTTCTACCGTCGGCTGGTCGCGATGAAGTTCAACAAGTCGCTCGCCGCCGGGCTCACTTGTGCCGCGGTGGTGGTGGTGATGGGCGGGGCCGCGTACATCGTGGTGGCCGCGCTGATCGACACCGGTGACCAGATCATCTCCTCGCTCAGGGACGCGGCGAAGTCGCTCAGCGACGAGTTCGGACTGGCGGGGACCTCGTTGGACGACCTCGCGAAGAACGCGAAGGAACTGCTGTCGAAGTTCGGCGGCACCGCGGCCTCCGGGGTGCTCACCGGGGTCAGCGCGGTCAGCGAGTTCGTGGCGGCGGCGGTGCTGGCGATGCTGCTGATGTTCTTCTTCCTGCGGGACTCCGACAAGGCGGTCGCGTCCCTGCACTCGCTCGCGCCGCGCGGCAGCGGTGACACCCTGGAGGTGATGGCCCGGCGCGCGTTCCGGGCGATCGAGGGCTACATGCGGGGTACGACGCTCATCGCCTTCATCGACGGTGCCTGTATCGCCATCGGTCTGCTGGTACTCCAGGTGCCGGGTGCCGTCGGTCTCGGCGCGCTGGTCTTCGTCGGCGCGTACATCCCTTATCTGGGCGCGTTCCTGTCGGGTGCGGTGGCGATCCTCGTCGCGTTCGCCGACCGCGGTCTGGGAACGGCGCTGTGGGCGGTCGGGGTCGTCTTCGCGGTGCAGATCCTCGAAGGGAACGTGCTCCAGCCCATGATCCACAGCCGGACCGTGCAGATGCACCCGGCGGCGATCCTGCTGGCCCTCACGGCGGGCGCCTCCATCGCCGGAATCCTCGGCATGCTCCTCGCGGTGCCGCTCACGGCGGCGGTGTCCGGTGTGCTGTCGGAGCTGCGGGTGCGGTACGGGGACGGGGCGGGCGCGACCGCACCCCCGGGGACACGGGAAGTCGTCCGCGCGGCAGGATGA
- a CDS encoding CBM35 domain-containing protein, producing MAGTLPATGASAASAAEPQRLTVDLSASEGPVMRGANGALYGLSDDGVPSDAALAPLKITSISQKPEGGAQHPNGDALTVSKSFFRNGGGEVLVMMQDIYAKWPYEDLGIDDYLPKVDKIVKEVSADPNSDRFVYIPFNEPDLIWYGLNASDPAKYEANRDRFLKDWKTVHERIRAIDPDARIAGPNESGYHSRLITDFLTFAKRENVMPQIMTWHELGSGSLRDFQGHYDNYRSIERRLDIEPLPVNIDEYANRRDLSVPGQLVQWVSMFERNKVYANQAYWDAAGNMDGNVVRSNIPNGGWWFFRWYAGLTGDTVKVTPPQANTIDTLQGLASLDTSRRQAQVLLGGSAGDTDVVVQKVPRSLFGRTVTATVAEAAWSGYEGQHATPRVLSRTKVRIADDGTVTVPLRGQHKMSAYRVVLTPGGSGTPATPSVPWTASYEAEDAAITDGKVYTQGTVSNANGYAASGTKDVGSLNQDGSKVDFTVSVPKDGTYDLAILYGNQSGVPATQKLTVDGGDPVTVTYPSTENWTYRAKKDVTVRLSAGTHQLTLSKGNTEVTLDRIDLTARTAEPAASYEATLADIGGRPSYDYSSSTGVGTGALVLRSGDRAVFDVYAPRDGYYRVVPRASAPVKLALHGQSVAAVPDRPLRLYLVAGNNRITATAKHTAVRSLDVTGAGSTTGTLAYEGAAATLAGGAKLVDSAYASAGSYIGWLGNGADSTAEFTVNAPASGRYVLVVHYAHNDRRDNGHSYNTDIMSRTADITVGAADPHTVTFKNTWGWDDYWTVGVPVDLRKGANKVTFGNAGAWAPNIDRIEVGRVVG from the coding sequence ATGGCAGGCACCCTCCCCGCCACCGGAGCCTCGGCGGCGTCGGCCGCCGAACCGCAGCGCCTCACCGTCGACCTCTCCGCGTCCGAGGGCCCGGTGATGCGCGGCGCCAACGGCGCGCTGTACGGGCTCAGCGACGACGGGGTGCCCAGTGACGCGGCCCTCGCTCCCCTGAAGATCACCAGCATCTCGCAGAAGCCGGAGGGCGGCGCCCAGCACCCCAACGGCGACGCGCTCACCGTCTCCAAGTCGTTCTTCCGCAACGGAGGCGGCGAGGTCCTGGTGATGATGCAGGACATCTACGCCAAGTGGCCGTACGAGGACCTCGGCATCGACGACTACCTCCCCAAGGTCGACAAGATCGTCAAGGAGGTCTCGGCCGACCCGAACAGCGACCGTTTCGTCTACATCCCCTTCAACGAACCCGACCTGATCTGGTACGGCCTCAACGCCTCCGACCCGGCGAAGTACGAGGCCAACCGTGACCGGTTCCTCAAGGACTGGAAGACGGTCCACGAGCGCATCCGCGCCATCGACCCCGACGCGCGCATCGCCGGCCCCAACGAGTCGGGCTACCACTCCCGCCTGATCACCGACTTCCTCACCTTCGCCAAGCGCGAGAACGTCATGCCCCAGATCATGACCTGGCACGAACTGGGCTCCGGTTCGCTCCGCGACTTCCAGGGCCACTACGACAACTACCGCTCGATCGAGCGGCGGTTGGACATCGAGCCCCTGCCCGTCAACATCGACGAGTACGCCAACCGCCGTGACCTCTCCGTCCCCGGCCAGCTCGTCCAGTGGGTCTCGATGTTCGAGCGGAACAAGGTGTACGCCAACCAGGCCTACTGGGACGCGGCGGGCAACATGGACGGCAACGTCGTCCGCTCCAACATCCCCAACGGCGGCTGGTGGTTCTTCCGCTGGTACGCGGGCCTGACCGGCGACACCGTCAAGGTCACCCCGCCGCAGGCGAACACCATCGACACCCTCCAGGGCCTCGCCTCCCTCGACACCTCCCGCCGCCAGGCCCAGGTCCTGCTCGGCGGCTCCGCCGGTGACACGGACGTCGTGGTCCAGAAGGTCCCCCGGTCCCTCTTCGGCCGTACGGTCACCGCGACCGTCGCCGAGGCCGCCTGGTCCGGCTACGAGGGTCAGCACGCGACCCCGCGCGTCCTCTCCCGTACGAAGGTGAGGATCGCGGACGACGGCACGGTGACCGTCCCGCTGCGCGGGCAGCACAAGATGTCGGCCTACCGCGTCGTCCTCACCCCGGGAGGCTCCGGCACCCCGGCCACCCCGTCCGTCCCCTGGACCGCCTCCTACGAGGCCGAGGACGCCGCCATCACCGACGGCAAGGTCTACACCCAGGGCACCGTGAGCAATGCCAACGGCTACGCGGCCTCCGGCACCAAGGACGTCGGTTCGCTCAACCAGGACGGCAGCAAGGTCGACTTCACGGTGTCGGTGCCGAAGGACGGCACGTACGACCTGGCGATCCTGTACGGCAACCAGTCCGGGGTCCCGGCCACCCAGAAGCTGACGGTCGACGGAGGTGACCCGGTCACCGTCACCTACCCCTCCACCGAGAACTGGACCTACCGCGCCAAGAAGGACGTCACCGTCCGGCTCTCGGCCGGCACCCACCAGCTGACCCTGTCCAAGGGCAACACCGAGGTCACCCTCGACCGGATCGACCTCACCGCCCGCACCGCCGAGCCCGCCGCCTCCTACGAGGCCACGCTCGCCGACATCGGCGGAAGGCCGTCGTACGACTACTCCTCGTCGACCGGCGTCGGCACGGGCGCCCTCGTGCTGCGCTCCGGCGACAGGGCGGTCTTCGACGTGTACGCCCCGCGCGACGGCTACTACCGGGTCGTGCCCCGGGCGTCCGCGCCGGTGAAGCTCGCCCTGCACGGGCAGTCGGTGGCCGCGGTCCCCGACCGGCCGCTGCGGCTGTACCTCGTGGCAGGCAACAACCGGATCACCGCGACCGCCAAGCACACCGCCGTCCGCTCCCTCGACGTCACCGGCGCCGGCTCGACCACCGGCACGCTCGCCTACGAGGGCGCCGCGGCCACGCTCGCCGGCGGAGCCAAGCTGGTCGACTCCGCGTACGCCTCGGCCGGGTCGTACATCGGCTGGCTCGGCAACGGCGCGGACAGCACCGCCGAGTTCACGGTGAACGCCCCCGCCTCCGGCCGCTACGTCCTGGTCGTCCACTACGCGCACAACGACCGCCGCGACAACGGTCACTCCTACAACACCGACATCATGTCCCGCACGGCGGACATCACGGTCGGGGCAGCTGATCCGCACACGGTCACCTTCAAGAACACCTGGGGCTGGGACGACTACTGGACCGTCGGCGTCCCGGTCGACCTGAGGAAGGGCGCCAACAAGGTGACCTTCGGCAACGCGGGCGCGTGGGCGCCGAACATCGACCGGATCGAGGTGGGCCGGGTCGTCGGCTAG
- a CDS encoding sulfotransferase family protein — MTSAPLSLSLANLLLRPTLGSRRDPDRVFDRIATKAGQSDGDEEFTDGFRFLLRHWAGDADLTAVGWQSARAHLRRHLTNRAHVRRLIAEHPEIEQETIERPVFVVGLPRTATTLTHGVLSISDEHRCPLLWELLAPDLYPSAESRRKAITSTRRWVGGINLFAPRFQDIHPMAAEGPEECTFVLPHALVPLSQARIPEYQAWHFERDFVPDYGYLKQVYQVLQYGRPRRRWMLKSPMHLGNLDALRAVFPDATIVWTHRDPATVVGSFCSLVEQGMIGTLRPLDPHALGAQWLELLSRSMERALAARAAIPREALVDVPYSWLGTDPATGAPKLYEAVGAHWTDADAARLPRIVARPKGTRPHRYDLARYGLTRADVESAFADYNALRAEVDRA; from the coding sequence ATGACCTCCGCTCCCCTGTCCCTCTCCCTGGCCAATCTGTTACTCCGGCCGACGCTCGGCTCCCGGCGCGACCCGGACCGGGTCTTCGACCGGATCGCCACCAAGGCCGGACAGAGCGACGGGGACGAGGAGTTCACCGACGGTTTCCGGTTCCTGCTGCGCCACTGGGCGGGCGACGCCGACCTCACCGCCGTCGGCTGGCAGTCCGCCCGGGCCCATCTGCGCAGGCATCTCACCAACCGGGCCCACGTCCGGCGGCTGATCGCCGAGCACCCGGAGATCGAGCAGGAGACCATCGAGCGGCCGGTGTTCGTGGTCGGTCTGCCGCGCACCGCCACCACACTCACCCACGGTGTGCTGTCGATCTCGGACGAGCACCGCTGCCCGCTGCTGTGGGAGCTGCTCGCGCCCGACCTCTACCCCTCGGCCGAGTCCCGGCGGAAGGCGATCACCTCCACGCGCCGGTGGGTCGGCGGCATCAACCTGTTCGCCCCGCGCTTCCAGGACATCCACCCCATGGCCGCCGAGGGCCCCGAGGAGTGCACCTTCGTCCTGCCGCACGCCCTGGTGCCCCTGTCCCAGGCCCGCATACCCGAGTACCAGGCCTGGCACTTCGAGCGCGACTTCGTCCCGGACTACGGCTATCTCAAGCAGGTCTACCAGGTACTCCAGTACGGCCGCCCACGCCGCCGCTGGATGCTCAAGTCCCCCATGCACCTCGGCAACCTCGACGCCCTGCGCGCCGTCTTCCCCGACGCCACGATCGTGTGGACCCACCGCGACCCGGCGACCGTCGTCGGGTCGTTCTGCAGCCTGGTCGAGCAGGGCATGATCGGCACCCTCCGCCCCCTCGACCCGCACGCCCTCGGCGCCCAGTGGCTCGAACTGCTGAGCCGCTCCATGGAGCGCGCCCTCGCGGCCCGTGCCGCCATCCCCCGCGAGGCACTGGTGGACGTCCCGTACTCCTGGCTCGGTACGGACCCGGCCACGGGCGCTCCCAAGCTCTACGAGGCCGTCGGCGCCCACTGGACCGACGCCGACGCCGCTCGGCTCCCCCGGATCGTCGCCCGCCCCAAGGGCACACGTCCCCACCGCTACGACCTGGCCCGGTACGGCCTCACCCGGGCCGACGTCGAGTCCGCCTTCGCCGACTACAACGCGCTGCGGGCCGAGGTCGACCGGGCCTGA